Proteins from a genomic interval of Phenylobacterium sp. LH3H17:
- a CDS encoding ABC transporter permease: protein MNLHAIKAIYIFELARTWRTLLQSIASPVISTSLYFVVFGSAIGSRMAQIDGVSYGAFIVPGLIMLSILTESISNASFGIYMPKWSGTIYEVLSAPISAFEIVIGYVGAAATKSVILGLIILATARLFVDFSILHPGVMLAFLVLTSLTFSLFGFVIGVWADGFEKLQIVPTMIVTPLTFLGGSFYSISMLPEVWQKIALFNPVVYLVSGFRWAFYGVSDVDVGLSLTATFGFMALCLVAIWQIFRTGYKLKT from the coding sequence ATGAACCTGCACGCCATCAAGGCCATCTATATCTTCGAGCTGGCGCGCACCTGGCGCACGCTGCTGCAGTCGATCGCCTCGCCGGTGATCTCGACCTCGCTCTATTTCGTCGTCTTCGGCTCGGCCATCGGCTCGCGGATGGCGCAGATCGACGGGGTCAGCTACGGCGCCTTCATCGTGCCCGGCCTGATCATGCTGTCGATCCTCACCGAGAGCATCTCGAACGCCAGCTTCGGCATCTACATGCCTAAGTGGTCCGGCACGATCTACGAGGTGCTGTCGGCGCCGATCTCGGCCTTCGAGATCGTCATCGGCTATGTGGGCGCGGCGGCCACCAAGTCGGTGATCCTGGGGCTCATCATCCTGGCCACGGCGCGGCTGTTCGTGGACTTCAGCATCCTGCATCCCGGGGTGATGCTCGCCTTCCTGGTGCTCACCTCGCTGACTTTCAGCCTGTTCGGCTTCGTCATCGGCGTCTGGGCCGACGGCTTCGAGAAGCTGCAGATCGTGCCGACCATGATCGTCACGCCGCTGACCTTCCTGGGCGGCAGCTTCTATTCGATCAGCATGCTGCCGGAGGTCTGGCAGAAGATCGCCCTGTTCAACCCGGTGGTCTATCTGGTCTCGGGCTTTCGCTGGGCCTTCTACGGGGTGTCCGACGTCGATGTGGGGCTCAGCCTGACCGCCACCTTCGGCTTCATGGCGCTCTGCCTGGTGGCGATCTGGCAGATCTTCCGCACGGGCTACAAGCTGAAGACCTAG
- a CDS encoding ABC transporter ATP-binding protein, whose amino-acid sequence MQPIISVSGLSKTYAGGFQALKSVDLDIRKGEIFALLGPNGAGKTTLISIICGIVNATTGTVVADGHDIRKEYRAARSKIGLVPQELSTDAFETVWATVKFSRGLFGRPPNNGYLEKVLRDLSLWDKKDTKIMALSGGMKRRVMIAKALSHEPRILFLDEPTAGVDVELRRDMWEMVRRLRESGVTIILTTHYIEEAEEMADRIGVINNGELILVEDKDVLMRKLGKKQLTLHLQTPLTDLPAGLDAYQLELAADGQELTYTFNAQADETGIAALLRQLNGAGVDFKDLQTKESSLEEIFVSLVSTRP is encoded by the coding sequence GTGCAGCCGATCATTTCCGTATCCGGTCTCTCGAAGACCTATGCCGGGGGCTTCCAGGCGCTGAAGAGCGTCGACCTCGATATCCGCAAGGGTGAGATTTTCGCTCTGCTTGGCCCGAACGGGGCCGGTAAGACCACCCTGATCAGCATCATCTGCGGGATCGTCAACGCGACGACCGGAACCGTGGTCGCCGACGGGCACGACATCCGCAAGGAATACCGCGCCGCCCGCTCCAAGATCGGCCTGGTTCCCCAGGAGCTTTCCACCGACGCCTTCGAAACCGTCTGGGCCACGGTGAAGTTCTCCCGCGGCCTCTTCGGCAGGCCGCCCAACAACGGCTACCTCGAGAAGGTGCTGCGCGACCTCAGCCTCTGGGACAAGAAGGACACCAAGATCATGGCGCTTTCCGGCGGCATGAAGCGCCGGGTGATGATCGCCAAGGCGCTCAGCCACGAGCCGCGGATCCTGTTCCTGGACGAGCCCACCGCCGGGGTCGATGTCGAGCTGCGCCGCGACATGTGGGAGATGGTCCGGCGCCTGCGCGAGAGCGGCGTCACCATCATCCTGACCACCCACTATATCGAGGAGGCCGAGGAGATGGCCGACCGGATCGGGGTGATCAATAACGGCGAGCTGATCCTGGTCGAGGACAAGGACGTGCTCATGCGCAAGCTGGGCAAGAAGCAGCTCACCCTGCACCTGCAGACCCCGCTCACCGACCTGCCGGCCGGTCTGGACGCCTACCAGCTGGAACTGGCCGCCGACGGCCAGGAGCTCACCTACACCTTCAACGCCCAGGCCGACGAGACCGGGATCGCCGCCCTCCTGCGCCAGCTCAACGGCGCGGGTGTGGACTTCAAGGACCTTCAGACCAAGGAAAGCTCCCTGGAGGAGATCTTCGTCAGCCTGGTGAGCACGCGCCCATGA